GCACAGATGTAAACAAAGGATGTTCCCCAAAACAATCCAAGTATGTCACTCACCATTTTTTGTTCCTCTaaaggtttttaatatttggggtggaaaaacctttttataacaaataaataaatacatatgggTTAATTCAGGGGGGgcttaaatgcattttattgtgcATTATTGTTCTATGATTAAAGCAATAAAGACTATATTGTGCAGGATTTACTACATTTTTGTGTTGGTGCTATCTGCTTTAACAAATGATACTCCAATATTTATTCAGCCATAAAACACATggcccaattttttttttttttttttacaatatcgTGATTTTGATATTGCATGTATAAAATAACATATATTCCATATGATGAAGACAGTGTCACCCTTTACGGACAAAGTGGTGGCTCTTAAAAGAGCCTTTGATGGATGTTACACTATCACAGCTGCTTACTTCTTCGCTGCCGTTTTCTTAGCTTTGGGCTTGGCTGTCCTCTTAGCAGGAGATTTTTTAGCTACTGGAGCTTTTTTCACTGCAGGTTTCTTTACCGCAGCCTTCTTGGCGGCTGTTTTCTTCACTGCTGCGGGCTTCTTCGCCTTGGTTGGAGACTTCTTCGCTGCTACCTTCTTCGGTGCTGCTTTGGGCTTCTTGGCAGCTGTGGGTTTCTTCACCTTGGTCGCTGGTTTCTCTGCAGCGGGCTTCTTCGCTTTGGTCTCGGTGATTTTCGGCATCTTGAAGGATCCAGAAGCTCCAGAACCCTTGGTCTGCACCAGTTTCCCGTTGGCAACAAGCTTCTTGACGGCAGATTTAACGCGGACCTTGTTCTTATCCACATCGTAGCCTCCGTTGGCGAGAGCCTTCTTTACGCTCGCCAGGGAGACGCCATTCTTCTCGTTGGAAGCAGCCACGGCTCTAACGATGAGCTCGCTGACGGAAGGACCGGGTTTCACCGCTTTTGGGGTCTTCTTCTTGGCAGTCTTTGGCGGAGCGGCGGGGGCGACTTCAGCCATTGTTGGTAGTAGTTTCTCTGTCCTTTTTGTCACAAGCACGAACACAAAAGTAGAGGTTATAAACAACCAAAGCAGGCGGTGCTTATACACCCACCATGAGAACCGTGGAGACTCAACCCAGGCAGCAGAGGGGCTCGATTTGTGTTTTCTCAGCGGCGCAAAAACCGCTCAAAAACTTACTTAAAGCAAGTTTacagacttttaaaaaaagtgacttCTAGAAAATACTTCTATCTTCATTTTTACTTCATCTCCTGCTTTGATACGCTTTGTTATTTTAGCTGGAACCTCCGAAGCTCAGCGCTTAACTTCCGTCATCTACAACTTTCTcctcatttttcctttttaaagtaCCTTAAAACGCAATAAGTCTTATTCAAAATACGTTTTCaagctcaaataaatagtacttTAGTGATTCTAAGTAACAGCATAATCGtgtttactgtatttatgtTATAACATGATCATTTGTTTGGAGCAGCAAACACAGAGCTGGAGGAGACTGACTCTACATCTTACACAATGTAATCTTTATTAGAGATGTATTTAATCTGTTCTAAGAAGCAATGTGGTGATATTTAAATATCATAAATCATTAAAGCgtgaaaaaaactaattagtcactgtttgtgtgtgaaagAAATACGCAGTTTTACATATGAATACTGATGTGTAGATATTTCATGTGGAAgttaatgtaatttttattgtaaaatatcgataaataaaataaaatgatgacatttaaggttaacattttatttttccccttaaTGTTTGTCAGTACAgttaatattgtgtattaagtgtatcaaacactttttttttttttttaaatgtatttgactGATAGAACCACCCCCAGACTCGTTTTAGAGCTTTCACAACATATGTGTATTGTTGGAAGCTTC
This is a stretch of genomic DNA from Gouania willdenowi chromosome 2, fGouWil2.1, whole genome shotgun sequence. It encodes these proteins:
- the LOC114477535 gene encoding histone H1-like, coding for MAEVAPAAPPKTAKKKTPKAVKPGPSVSELIVRAVAASNEKNGVSLASVKKALANGGYDVDKNKVRVKSAVKKLVANGKLVQTKGSGASGSFKMPKITETKAKKPAAEKPATKVKKPTAAKKPKAAPKKVAAKKSPTKAKKPAAVKKTAAKKAAVKKPAVKKAPVAKKSPAKRTAKPKAKKTAAKK